Genomic window (Bacillus vallismortis):
CATGTGCGCTTCAGATGGGTTTGGCTTTTTGTGATCATGTTGCTGCTTGCTGGGTGTCAGCCGTCTTATTGGGTGTTAGAGAAGGAGCGGATCGGTGAAGGCGGTTCAGAGCTAGAATTATACGCTAATTATCTTCAAATGCATGATGACGTAAAAGGATATCAAGTCTTCACTATATCAGAAGGCAAAAAAATGGTCGTGGTGTCTCTCGGAAGCAGCGAGAAGGATAAGAAGCTTGTGGTGTCAGACGTCAAATTCTCGACTAAAGAAACGATTGTAACTGTGAAGCGAAAACCTGCTCTAAAAGCAAATGAGAAGAACCCTTATATTCTGATTGGACTGGATAAAATCGAAGGGGATTTAATTGTCCAAGACGAATCAGGAAATAGCTTTGAAGAAACAGATTATCAGCAATAAAGCCGGCGTTCTGAGAACGTCCGGCTTTTTCTTTACTTCAGCATTCCATGCGGGTCGATGACGAATTTTTTGGCTGCGCCTTTGTCGAAGTCGCTATAGCCTTTTGGCGCGTCGTCCAGAGAAATGACGGTGGCGTTGACGGCTTTTGCGATTTGCGCTCTGCCGCTCAGGATCGCTTTCATCAAATTGCGGTTGTATGTCATGGCCGGCGTTTGTCCGGTGACAAAGGTGTGGGCTTTGGCCCAGCCGAGTCCGAAGCGGATTTTTAGTGAGCCTGTTTTGGCGTCCGCATCCTTTGCACCGGGATCTTCGGTCACATATAAGCCCGGAATGCCAAGGCTTCCGCCGACCTGGGTGACGTCCATGATCGAGTTCAGCACGGCGGCAGGCGCTTCCCCTTGATTGCCGTGTCCGGATGCTTCAAATCCGACACAGTCCACGGCGGCATCAACGGCCGGTTCACCTAGTATTTGTTCAATTTGCTCGCCGAGGCGATCGTGTTTTTGCACGTTGACCGTTTCGCAGCCGAAGCTTTTCGCCTGTGCCAGTCTGTCTTCGTTCAGATCGCCGACAATCACCGTCGAGGCGCCAAGGAGCTGGGCGGAGTGTGCGGCGGCTAACCCGACAGGTCCCGCTCCAGCGATATAAACGGTTGAACCTGTTTGCACGCCCGCTGTGTACGCCCCGTGGAAGCCGGTCGGAAAAATGTCGGATAGCATCGTCAAATCGAGAATCTTTTCTAACGCCTGTTCTTTATCCGGGAACACCAATAGCTGAAAATCGGCGTACGGCACCATGACGTATTCCGACTGGCCGCCGACCCAGCCGCCCATATCGACGTAGCCGTAAGCCGATCCCGGCCGTTCCGGGTTGACATTCAAGCACACGTGCGTTTTCTGCGTTCTGCACATCACACAGCGCCCGCAGGCAATATTGAAAGGAACGGATACGATGTCACCTTTTTTGATAAATTCAACATCCCGCCCCGTTTCAATGACTTCTCCGGTGATTTCATGCCCGAGCACCAAGCCTTCCGGCGCCGTCGTGCGGCCTCGCACCATGTGCTGATCGCTTCCGCAGATGTTTGTGGTAAGCACCTTCAAAATCACCCCGTGCTCACATTTACGATTCACATTCGCCTTCGGAACGCCGGGCCCGTCCTTCAAGATTAACTCCGGATACCCGATATCCTCCACCGCTACAGTTCCTTCGCCTTTGTACACAACCGCTTTGTTTCCTGTCAACGCCATTCCTCCCATTCATGTTTTTGGACTATTCGTCCTTGAACATGACTTCGGTTCGGCATGACCCTTTCCCTTTTTCACGACTGTTTTTTCTGCATCTTAACGACAATAAAAATGCCAAGCCAGCACCCGACAATGGTTCCGACGATGTCCAACCAGCCCGCTTTTCCCCCGTTCAGCAGGAACACAGTAACCGCCGAAGTCAGACCAATAATCGCTGCTTGCAGCATGACACGTTTGGTGCCCATTTGATCCCTCCTTTACATTCTTTTCTATACCATACCTAAAATCACTGCAATATTGGATTCAACAAAAAAAGAGACTTCACCCAGTCTCTTCATAAACAGTGATCAGTTGAAGAATAATTTCCTGAGAAATAATGTGACAACGCTGGTTGCTAACGCAATTGCAGTATAGAGTACAACCCAAAACATGAAAGAACTGTTACCAGAGGCTAACGTAAACAACAATATCAAACTCCCGATAAGGATGATGAGTGGACCCATCCAAACTTTCTTGCATAGGAGATATCCCGCTGCACCGATTACGCCTGACATCATCGGAAAAACAAAAACGACGAGCAGTATAACGGCTCCCAAATCGGAACCCCCTTCACCTTAAAAATCCTTCACCACTTCAAAATCATATAGCTTCAAATGACTCTTCGGCGTCACGACATCTTTTACCTTCCCGATCTCTTTTTCCTTCACTTTCTTTCTGGTTTTCAAGCTGTACTGTTCAATGTATGCAGGCTGATTGTAGGTGTATGTGAAGAAATAAAGACTGCTGCCTTTTCGGGTGATTTCTTTGAAATCGGCTTTCATTTTTTCTGGTGAAAGGGTGAAGGCAATGCTTGATTTTCCTGTCTTTGCATCGATTTTGTACACCTTTCCGAAGCCGTCAATGAAGTACAGGTATCCATCATAAGAGAAAAAGCTGTTTTTAAAGCTGAAGGGCATGGAGCTGTATATCGTTTGTTCGTCGTTTTTGTATTTGGCGATGTCGTGCAGTTCCACTTTGCCGCTTTTCTTGTTGATTTTGACCATTTGATATAGATTGCTCGCCTTTTGGCCGCGGATCATGACATAAACAGCTTGATCGTCCACAGCAAGCTGGGATTCGATTGAGGCTCCTTCCCGGTATTGCCATTTCGTTATCGTGTAATAGGTGAGCTTCTTCTGATCTGCATGAATTTGGAGGAGCTGATAGCCTTTTTCGTCAGCTGTCGGGACAAGTGCGTAAATGGCGCCGTCATGAAAACCGGAGGCTCGGATGTAGTAGGGGATGACGTCTTTTTTCCACTCTCCGTCCATCTGGTGGTACAGCTCTGAACGGTACCCGTCTCCCTTTTTGTCGTAGCCGGAGTTGTAGAGGGTGTAAAAACCGTCCGTCTGTTGTAAAAAGCCCGCGCTGTCACCGGTGTGTTGATAGGCTCTTTTATGGGAGCGCAGGCCGTTTTTGATTGTGAAAATCGTGTTTTTGTCCTCCAGCATCACACTGTCGCCGTGAATCTTGGCTGAGCCCAGCTCAAGGCCCTTCATCTTAAAAGAAGACAGCGACCCGTCTTGGCTGATGAACAGGGCGTAGCTTTTCCCGCCGCCGAATGCATCTTGATCCGCAGAGGTTGAGAGATACAGCAGGCTGTCCTTGTCGTCCAGAAAATCGGTGTCGCTGAGATCCTGCTGACTCACGGCTTTATGGCTTGTGAGAGGAGAAACGAAGACAAATAGTGCGATCCCTGCGAGAATCAGCATGGCGATGGTAATCATCCACTTCTTCATATCTTTCTCCTTAGTAAATGGTCATGATGGTTGACGTATAGGAAGAGCTTGTAATGTCGCGCGGATATACGCCTAAGCCTCCGTTGCCATCTATATCAATGCCTGCTTTCAGCAAAAAGGCGGACCATAGGAGCTTTGAACAGTTTTTGGCGCCATCATGGCCGGTATTTCTGTTATTAACGAAGTTAAATGAGTATGCGTCGCCGACTCTTGAGACCGCCCAGTCGGCAGCGGATGTTTTTTGAGATGAGGTTACGCTGACTGTTTGCACGATGGAGTTGTCTTCCACGTCTCTGGCATTGTAAGCGATCTGCCTGACCCCGTCGCTCGGGACAGATTCAACAATTTTGTCAGCCGCGGAGTACATGCCGACGTGGCCGTGGTTGTAGAAGGCTGTGTAGGAGTTGGTGTAATAGATATTCCCTTTCGCGCTTGTCGGGAGTTTTTTCGTACCGGACGAGCCGCCCATGATGGACATGCCGCTTTCCTTGGCGAGCCTGTCGCCTTCTGCTTTATCCGCAGTGATTTCCTCATAGAACTGTTTGAGAATGACGTCTTGCTTGACCTGCTGCTGTTTGGCAATCTGACTGGCGGACTTCATGATTTCTTCCGGTGTCGTGCCTGGTTGCAGTGCGGCGATTTCTTCTGCATAGTTTGTGGTTTTTACGGCTTTGGCGGGAGAAACATACAGTCCGCCACACATCATTGTAAGCGCTACCATAAACGATACCATCCGTTTCTTGAACTTCATTACATCTCCTCTTTTCTTTTGAATGTAGGAAAGGTGACTTCCTTCACCCACATTATATTAGGAAAATAAGGAAAGTAACTAGGTTATTTACAGAATTTTTAGAAATCATTTACAGAAGGCTGTCCGTAAAAAAGGCCTTTATCAGGCCCTTTACGTTTAAAGCTTCTTGCTCATCACCACGTCTGTTTCTTGAAATCCGGTTCGCTCGTATAGCTTCCGCGCTGTCTGATTATGGGCAAATACATGGAGGGACAGCTTCCGGATTCCCATGCTGCGTGCTGTCTGATCTAATGCCGCCAATGCTTGCTTTGCATAACCCTTGCCCCGGTATGGTTCATATAACCCGAAATCGTAAATAAACGCTTCCTGTTGCGCATGCTCCGGTTCTGCATGTATCCAGAGCCAGCCAACGATTTTCTTTTCATTCAGCGTGAGACTCCATAAGTGATGATGGGGGGTTTCCAGCCCTTTCGGAAGCAGATTGGAAAAGACCTGCCTAGACAATAGCTGTGCGTCTTCAGGCTGCCATGTTCCCGCCTTTACCTTTTCTTCCGCATAATGCTTGGTCGTATACGTGAGATAAGACCGGAATTGTTCTGTCTGCATGGGAGTCAGTATCATTGTTTATCATCGCTCCTTCATATATTGACTATAGGATTTTACATAAAATAGAAAGAGGTGTTACTATCAGAATAAACAACTGAGATTGATAAGTCACGAGAGAAAGGAGTTTCAAATGAATAAGATTGCACCCGCAGAAATCGCTAACATGCTCAATGACTGGTACCTTGCGATCAAGAAACATGAAGTTGAAGAGTCCGCCCGTTTGTTTGAAGAAGTGAAGCCTTTATTGGATGACATGGAAGAGGATCAGGAGGTGCTTGCCTACTTCTCCTTATTGGAACTGCGCCACAAGGTTTTGCTTCACGAGGCGAGAGGACAGGGTTTTCAGCATGAGGAGCCTTCTCATATGAATGCTGCGTCAGACATGCTGAAATATTACTTTTTTCTGTTTGAAGGCATGTACGAAGCCTATAAAAATAATTACGATATTGCCATTGGGCTGTATAAAGAGGCCGAGCAGTATCTTGGCAACGTTCCCGACCCGATTGAGAAAGCCGAATTCCACCTGAAGGTCGGTAAGCTCTATTATAAGCTGGGACAAAATATTGTGTCCCTCAATCATACACGGCAAGCGGTCAAAACGTTCAGGGAAGAGACCGATTATAAAAAGAAACTGGCCTCGGCGCTGATCACCATGTCAGGCAATTTTACCGAGATGAGCCAGTTTGAAGAAGCTGAAACATATTTGGACGAAGCGATTCGGATCA
Coding sequences:
- a CDS encoding DUF2651 family protein; translated protein: MGAVILLVVFVFPMMSGVIGAAGYLLCKKVWMGPLIILIGSLILLFTLASGNSSFMFWVVLYTAIALATSVVTLFLRKLFFN
- a CDS encoding GNAT family N-acetyltransferase, whose translation is MILTPMQTEQFRSYLTYTTKHYAEEKVKAGTWQPEDAQLLSRQVFSNLLPKGLETPHHHLWSLTLNEKKIVGWLWIHAEPEHAQQEAFIYDFGLYEPYRGKGYAKQALAALDQTARSMGIRKLSLHVFAHNQTARKLYERTGFQETDVVMSKKL
- the rapG gene encoding response regulator aspartate phosphatase RapG gives rise to the protein MNKIAPAEIANMLNDWYLAIKKHEVEESARLFEEVKPLLDDMEEDQEVLAYFSLLELRHKVLLHEARGQGFQHEEPSHMNAASDMLKYYFFLFEGMYEAYKNNYDIAIGLYKEAEQYLGNVPDPIEKAEFHLKVGKLYYKLGQNIVSLNHTRQAVKTFREETDYKKKLASALITMSGNFTEMSQFEEAETYLDEAIRITRELEDYFFEAQLLHNFGLLHAQSGKSEEAVSKLEEALQHEEYARSAYYYHSAYLLIRELFKIQKKEQALSYYQEVKEKLTAEPNRICEAKIDILYAIYAEGGHAETFHLCKQHMDDLVSWKEFDSVRELSILAGEKYREHELYKEAAHFFYEALQIEELIKRTEVI
- the fdhA gene encoding formaldehyde dehydrogenase, glutathione-independent, with the protein product MGGMALTGNKAVVYKGEGTVAVEDIGYPELILKDGPGVPKANVNRKCEHGVILKVLTTNICGSDQHMVRGRTTAPEGLVLGHEITGEVIETGRDVEFIKKGDIVSVPFNIACGRCVMCRTQKTHVCLNVNPERPGSAYGYVDMGGWVGGQSEYVMVPYADFQLLVFPDKEQALEKILDLTMLSDIFPTGFHGAYTAGVQTGSTVYIAGAGPVGLAAAHSAQLLGASTVIVGDLNEDRLAQAKSFGCETVNVQKHDRLGEQIEQILGEPAVDAAVDCVGFEASGHGNQGEAPAAVLNSIMDVTQVGGSLGIPGLYVTEDPGAKDADAKTGSLKIRFGLGWAKAHTFVTGQTPAMTYNRNLMKAILSGRAQIAKAVNATVISLDDAPKGYSDFDKGAAKKFVIDPHGMLK